The following coding sequences are from one Sulfitobacter sp. HNIBRBA3233 window:
- a CDS encoding GAF domain-containing protein, producing MKVVDINGGPPRDTGSAPDGTPVEQLASHMVHVFSLPALPIKQRFSILLNRTCGVLGMDYGYITLPQEPVATVPFHSAKMVLRPPRPGKLTLSHLMSRNRKPLHFDDPDAAPEGEYIDQTGYVPYRFVGAPIIFDGRVYGTVEFGGAKAGDALLTPDRVMLVRILSGLAAGSLVLLSD from the coding sequence ATGAAAGTCGTAGACATCAACGGCGGCCCCCCGCGCGACACCGGGAGCGCTCCCGACGGCACGCCGGTGGAACAGTTGGCCAGCCACATGGTGCACGTCTTCTCCTTGCCGGCCCTGCCGATAAAGCAGCGGTTCTCGATCCTACTCAACCGGACCTGTGGCGTTCTGGGGATGGATTACGGCTATATCACCTTGCCGCAGGAACCGGTTGCGACGGTGCCGTTCCATTCGGCCAAGATGGTGCTGCGCCCGCCGCGTCCGGGCAAGCTGACGCTCAGCCACCTGATGTCGCGCAACCGCAAACCCCTGCATTTCGACGATCCCGATGCCGCCCCGGAAGGCGAATACATCGACCAGACCGGATACGTGCCCTACCGCTTTGTCGGCGCTCCGATCATCTTCGATGGCCGCGTCTATGGCACGGTCGAATTCGGCGGCGCCAAGGCCGGCGATGCACTGCTGACGCCGGACCGGGTCATGCTGGTGCGCATCCTGTCAGGTCTGGCTGCCGGATCGCTGGTCCTGCTCAGCGATTAG
- a CDS encoding lysophospholipid acyltransferase family protein, which produces MSPTWDEGDRPVAPPLGPLGCLRVAVRATALAVLVFGGLLVLLLLRLVERPLNGLHRPWTPHITQFVCRNAFRILGIRLRFSGTPMAHRGAVVANHSSWLDIFTLNARKRIYFVSKSEVAGWPGIGWLARATGTVFIDRTPAQARAQTALFRARLLAGHKLLFFPEGTSTDGLRVLPFKTTLFQSFFAPELKDRIWVQPVAVAYHAPAGLDRRFYGWWGDMDFGPHLLATLVPARQGHVDVRYCAPLRVSDFNDRKALAAACEEAVRSAHQTLIAEQDQRSGSQT; this is translated from the coding sequence ATGAGCCCGACATGGGATGAAGGCGACCGACCGGTTGCGCCACCGCTCGGGCCGCTGGGCTGCCTGCGGGTGGCGGTGCGCGCGACGGCCCTTGCAGTGCTGGTGTTCGGCGGCCTGCTGGTGCTGCTCTTGCTGCGGCTGGTCGAACGCCCGCTGAATGGCCTCCACCGGCCGTGGACGCCGCACATCACGCAGTTCGTGTGCCGCAATGCGTTTCGCATCCTCGGGATCCGGTTGCGGTTCAGCGGGACACCGATGGCGCATCGGGGTGCCGTGGTGGCGAACCACTCAAGCTGGTTGGACATCTTTACGCTGAACGCGCGCAAGCGGATCTACTTCGTGTCGAAGTCCGAGGTCGCCGGATGGCCGGGGATCGGCTGGCTCGCCCGTGCGACCGGCACCGTTTTCATCGACCGCACCCCCGCGCAGGCGCGCGCGCAGACCGCCCTGTTTCGCGCGCGGCTTCTGGCCGGTCACAAGCTGCTGTTCTTTCCCGAAGGGACGAGCACTGACGGCTTGCGGGTGCTGCCGTTCAAGACAACGCTTTTCCAGTCCTTCTTTGCGCCCGAGCTGAAAGACCGCATCTGGGTGCAGCCGGTCGCGGTGGCCTACCATGCGCCTGCGGGGCTGGACCGGCGGTTTTACGGGTGGTGGGGGGATATGGATTTCGGTCCGCATCTTCTGGCCACGCTGGTGCCGGCGCGTCAGGGCCATGTCGATGTGCGCTACTGCGCGCCGCTGCGGGTTTCGGATTTCAACGACCGCAAGGCGCTGGCGGCTGCCTGCGAAGAGGCGGTACGCTCCGCCCACCAAACCCTAATCGCTGAGCAGGACCAGCGATCCGGCAGCCAGACCTGA
- a CDS encoding GNAT family N-acetyltransferase produces the protein MTQHYRVKLASTDCELRAAQRLRYRVFVEELGGGGDMVDHDACLECDRFDPFFDHMIVMPAGSDEVIGVYRLLRSARAEQAGGFYSEDEYDLSPLKNSGRTLLELGRSCLHRDHRGGLAMHRLWAGVAEYIRAHRIEILFGVASFHGTDVQALAAPLSLLHHRHLAPSELRVTARAGAFQRMDLIAEDALDRRTALLEVPSLIKAYLRLGGCVGEGAFIDYGFNTTDVCLVLDTAKMNERQARLYDGRRA, from the coding sequence GTGACACAACATTACCGGGTCAAACTGGCATCAACCGATTGCGAACTGCGCGCGGCACAGCGTCTGCGATACCGGGTTTTTGTCGAAGAGCTGGGCGGTGGGGGTGATATGGTCGATCACGACGCCTGCCTTGAGTGCGACCGGTTTGACCCGTTTTTCGATCATATGATCGTCATGCCCGCAGGGTCCGACGAGGTGATCGGCGTCTACAGGCTGTTGCGCAGCGCGCGGGCAGAGCAGGCGGGCGGATTTTATTCCGAGGACGAATATGATCTGTCTCCTCTGAAGAACAGCGGACGCACCCTGCTGGAACTGGGCCGGTCCTGTCTGCACCGCGACCATCGCGGCGGGCTGGCGATGCACAGGCTCTGGGCGGGGGTCGCCGAGTATATCCGCGCGCACCGGATCGAGATCCTCTTCGGTGTCGCCAGTTTTCACGGCACCGATGTGCAGGCGCTTGCCGCGCCGCTGTCGTTGTTGCACCACCGGCATCTGGCCCCCAGCGAGCTGCGTGTGACGGCCCGTGCGGGGGCATTCCAGCGGATGGACCTGATCGCCGAGGACGCGCTTGATCGCCGCACCGCATTGTTGGAAGTGCCAAGCCTGATCAAGGCTTACCTGCGCCTCGGTGGCTGCGTGGGCGAGGGAGCTTTCATCGATTACGGGTTCAACACCACAGACGTCTGCCTGGTCCTCGACACGGCGAAAATGAACGAACGGCAGGCGCGGCTCTACGACGGGCGGCGCGCATGA
- a CDS encoding DUF3553 domain-containing protein: MEDLNAILTPGMLVRHPAQPEWGVGQVQSNIGGKLTVNFRDIGKIVIDSSRVALHPVFDP; encoded by the coding sequence ATGGAAGACCTGAACGCCATTCTGACGCCCGGCATGCTGGTCAGACATCCCGCCCAGCCCGAGTGGGGTGTGGGGCAGGTTCAAAGCAACATCGGCGGCAAACTGACGGTCAATTTCCGTGACATCGGCAAGATTGTCATCGATAGCTCCCGTGTTGCGTTGCATCCGGTATTCGATCCTTAA
- a CDS encoding histidine phosphotransferase family protein, with translation MSHSYDLAELIGSRICHDLISPIGAINNGIELIEMSSDAAATPEMSLISDSVRSASARIRFFRIAFGAASDQMVSRQEASSILSDTYGPSRLSVSWAPQDPLPRRLVRLGFLSLMCLETAMPYGGQIAVEHNDGTVRITGQADKLNIAQDLWDLLACDSHTGELLPAQVQFGLLPRVAADQGRSIRVTSDDAQITLTF, from the coding sequence ATGTCGCACAGCTACGATTTGGCGGAATTGATCGGAAGTCGCATCTGCCATGACCTGATATCGCCAATCGGCGCGATCAACAACGGGATAGAGCTGATCGAGATGAGCAGCGATGCCGCGGCAACGCCGGAGATGTCGCTGATCTCCGACAGCGTGCGCAGCGCCAGCGCGCGTATCCGCTTCTTTCGCATCGCTTTCGGGGCGGCCAGCGACCAGATGGTCAGCCGGCAGGAGGCATCATCGATCCTCTCCGATACCTACGGGCCCTCGCGGCTGAGCGTGAGCTGGGCGCCGCAGGATCCCCTGCCCCGACGGCTTGTCAGGCTCGGCTTTCTTTCGCTCATGTGTCTGGAGACGGCCATGCCCTACGGCGGACAGATCGCCGTGGAACATAACGACGGGACCGTCAGGATCACCGGTCAGGCAGACAAGCTGAACATCGCGCAGGATCTGTGGGATCTGCTGGCCTGCGACAGCCACACCGGAGAGCTCCTTCCCGCTCAGGTCCAGTTCGGGCTGCTTCCCCGCGTCGCGGCGGATCAGGGGCGCAGCATCCGTGTTACCTCGGATGATGCGCAGATTACCCTGACGTTCTGA
- a CDS encoding glutamate-5-semialdehyde dehydrogenase, which yields MNDNVNIPELMADIGARARAAAADLATASAERKHAALIGAAEAVWAQRNEIFEANQKDMAFGESKGLSPAMLDRLKLDEDRLRGIVDGLRAIAEQADPVGEILAEWDQPSGLNIQRVRTPLGVIGVIGVIYESRPNVTADAGALCVKAGNAVVLRGGSESFHSSSALHACLQEGLRSAGLPEDAIQLVPTRDRAAVQEMLTMTDTIDVIVPRGGKGLVGLVQREARVPVFAHLEGIVHIYIDAAADPEKVLKVVLNAKTRRTGICGAAECLLIHRDVAQTLGQGVLRALVDAGVEVRADAALSAVPGTIPATEEDWGREYLDMIIAARQVDSVDDAIAHIRQYGSNHTDCILTEDAAAAQTFMNRLDSAIVMHNASTQFADGGEFGMGAEIGIATGKMHARGPVGAAQLTSFKYLVRGDGTVRG from the coding sequence ATGAACGATAACGTAAATATCCCAGAATTGATGGCAGATATCGGGGCGCGCGCCCGCGCTGCGGCGGCGGATCTGGCCACGGCGTCCGCAGAGCGCAAGCACGCCGCCCTGATCGGCGCGGCCGAGGCCGTCTGGGCGCAGAGAAACGAGATTTTCGAGGCAAACCAGAAGGATATGGCCTTCGGTGAAAGCAAGGGCCTGTCACCCGCGATGCTTGACCGTCTCAAGCTGGACGAAGACCGGCTGCGGGGCATCGTCGATGGCCTGCGTGCCATTGCGGAGCAGGCGGATCCGGTCGGCGAAATTCTGGCGGAATGGGATCAGCCCAGCGGTCTGAACATCCAGCGCGTGCGTACACCGCTCGGTGTGATCGGTGTGATCGGGGTGATCTACGAATCGCGCCCCAATGTGACGGCGGACGCCGGTGCGCTGTGTGTGAAAGCCGGCAATGCGGTGGTCCTGCGTGGCGGATCGGAAAGCTTTCACAGCTCCAGCGCGTTGCACGCTTGTTTGCAGGAAGGCCTGCGCAGCGCCGGTCTGCCCGAGGACGCGATCCAGCTGGTTCCCACACGCGACCGTGCGGCGGTTCAGGAAATGCTGACGATGACCGACACGATCGATGTGATTGTGCCGCGTGGCGGCAAGGGGCTGGTGGGACTGGTCCAGCGCGAGGCGCGGGTGCCGGTGTTTGCCCATCTCGAAGGGATCGTCCATATTTATATCGATGCGGCAGCCGACCCCGAGAAGGTGCTGAAAGTCGTGTTGAACGCGAAGACACGGCGGACAGGCATCTGCGGCGCGGCGGAATGTCTGCTGATACACCGCGACGTGGCGCAGACGCTCGGGCAGGGTGTGCTGCGGGCGCTTGTCGATGCGGGTGTCGAGGTGCGCGCCGACGCGGCGCTGTCGGCGGTTCCGGGCACGATCCCCGCCACCGAAGAGGATTGGGGGCGCGAGTATCTCGACATGATCATCGCGGCGCGGCAGGTGGACAGCGTGGACGATGCGATTGCGCATATCCGCCAGTACGGATCCAACCATACCGACTGTATCCTGACAGAGGATGCAGCGGCGGCGCAGACCTTCATGAACCGTCTGGACAGCGCGATCGTGATGCATAACGCGTCCACCCAATTCGCCGACGGCGGGGAATTCGGGATGGGGGCCGAGATCGGCATCGCCACGGGTAAGATGCACGCGCGCGGACCGGTCGGGGCGGCGCAGTTGACCAGCTTCAAGTATCTCGTGCGCGGGGACGGCACCGTGCGCGGCTGA
- the proB gene encoding glutamate 5-kinase has protein sequence MATLTDARRVVVKIGSALLVDRTTGDLRADWLRSLAEDVAWLKAQGADVVLVSSGSIALGRGVLGLGQGSLPLEQSQAAAAVGQIRLARAYEEVLAPHGITTAQVLVTLEDSANRRRYLNSRATLETLIGLGAVPIVNENDTVATDEIRFGDNDRLAAQIAVTVGADQLILLSDVDGFYSKNPMQHDDAERFPVIDRITPEIEAMAGDAGSGLSKGGMKTKLMAAKTAVAAGCAMAITEGSAHRPLKALAEGANATWFTAQTDPQAARKSWIAAMKPIGRVMLDEGAVAALNRGKSLLPAGITMVDGAFERGDAVALIDTRGVVLGSGLSRYSAEEAMRIKGHRSTEIEAILGYPGRAALIHRDDMALQEMVTKQ, from the coding sequence GTGGCAACCCTGACCGATGCGCGCCGTGTCGTGGTCAAGATCGGCTCGGCGCTGCTGGTGGATCGTACCACGGGCGATCTGCGCGCAGACTGGCTGCGGTCCTTGGCCGAGGACGTGGCCTGGCTGAAGGCGCAGGGCGCGGATGTGGTGCTGGTTTCGTCCGGCTCTATCGCGCTGGGGCGTGGTGTGCTGGGGCTCGGGCAGGGATCGCTGCCGCTGGAGCAATCGCAGGCCGCTGCCGCAGTCGGCCAGATCAGGCTGGCCCGCGCCTACGAGGAGGTGCTTGCGCCTCACGGCATTACCACCGCTCAGGTTCTCGTCACTCTCGAAGACAGTGCCAACCGGCGCCGCTATCTGAACTCTCGCGCGACGCTCGAGACGCTGATCGGCCTTGGCGCGGTTCCCATCGTGAACGAAAACGACACTGTCGCAACGGATGAGATCCGGTTTGGTGATAACGACAGGCTGGCCGCGCAGATCGCCGTGACCGTAGGGGCGGATCAGTTGATCCTGCTGTCGGATGTTGACGGATTTTACTCGAAGAACCCCATGCAACATGATGATGCGGAACGGTTCCCAGTGATCGACCGTATCACGCCCGAAATCGAGGCGATGGCCGGCGATGCCGGATCGGGCCTGAGCAAGGGCGGCATGAAAACCAAGCTGATGGCGGCAAAAACCGCCGTAGCGGCGGGGTGCGCCATGGCAATCACCGAAGGCTCTGCGCATCGGCCTCTGAAAGCGCTGGCCGAGGGTGCCAATGCCACGTGGTTCACCGCCCAGACCGACCCGCAGGCGGCGCGCAAAAGCTGGATCGCGGCGATGAAGCCGATCGGTCGTGTGATGCTGGACGAAGGCGCTGTTGCAGCGCTCAACCGCGGCAAGAGTCTCCTGCCCGCAGGCATTACGATGGTGGACGGCGCGTTCGAGCGCGGCGATGCCGTCGCGCTGATCGATACCAGAGGGGTTGTGCTCGGGTCGGGGCTGAGCCGCTATTCCGCCGAGGAGGCGATGCGTATCAAGGGCCACCGCAGCACGGAGATTGAAGCCATCCTTGGCTATCCGGGGCGCGCGGCCCTTATCCACCGCGATGATATGGCACTTCAAGAAATGGTCACAAAGCAATGA
- the obgE gene encoding GTPase ObgE: MKFLDLAKVYIRSGAGGGGCVSFRREKYIEFGGPDGGDGGGGGSVWAEAVDGLNTLIDFRYQQHFFAKNGQPGMGKQRTGKDGDDIVLRVPVGTEILDEDQETVIADMTELGQRVQLARGGNGGWGNLHFKSATNQAPRRSNPGQDGVERTLWLRLKLIADVGLLGLPNAGKSTFLAATSNARPKIADYPFTTLHPNLGVVGVDNTEFVVADIPGLIEGAHEGRGIGDRFLGHVERCAVLLHLVDGTSETVAEDYRTIISELEAYGGELAEKPRITVLNKIDALDEEQLASAKKELEKESGAEVMLMSGVARTNTTEVLRALRAQIDDDRLRHKHVEEEAPWQP, translated from the coding sequence ATGAAATTCCTCGACCTCGCCAAAGTCTACATCCGCTCCGGCGCAGGCGGGGGCGGGTGTGTCTCGTTCCGGCGTGAAAAATACATCGAATTCGGCGGTCCCGACGGCGGCGACGGCGGCGGCGGTGGCTCCGTCTGGGCCGAAGCGGTCGACGGGCTGAACACGCTCATTGATTTCCGCTACCAGCAGCATTTCTTTGCCAAGAACGGCCAGCCCGGCATGGGCAAGCAGCGCACCGGGAAGGACGGCGACGATATCGTCCTGCGTGTGCCGGTGGGGACCGAAATCCTCGATGAGGATCAGGAAACGGTGATCGCCGACATGACCGAACTGGGCCAGCGGGTGCAGCTTGCGCGCGGTGGCAACGGCGGCTGGGGCAACCTGCACTTCAAATCCGCGACCAATCAGGCACCGCGGCGGTCGAACCCCGGTCAGGACGGTGTGGAACGGACGCTCTGGCTGCGGCTGAAGCTGATTGCGGATGTGGGTCTTCTGGGTCTGCCCAATGCGGGCAAGTCGACGTTTCTGGCCGCCACATCTAACGCCCGGCCCAAGATCGCCGATTACCCGTTCACGACCCTGCATCCGAACCTCGGTGTTGTCGGCGTCGACAACACGGAATTTGTCGTGGCGGACATCCCCGGCCTGATCGAGGGCGCGCATGAGGGCCGCGGGATCGGGGACCGCTTCTTGGGGCATGTAGAGCGCTGCGCCGTTCTCTTGCACCTTGTGGACGGGACATCGGAAACCGTGGCGGAGGATTACAGGACCATCATCTCCGAACTTGAAGCCTACGGCGGTGAACTGGCCGAAAAGCCCCGCATCACTGTTCTGAATAAAATTGATGCGCTGGATGAAGAGCAGCTCGCAAGTGCAAAGAAAGAATTGGAAAAAGAGAGTGGTGCGGAGGTGATGCTCATGTCGGGCGTTGCACGCACCAACACCACCGAGGTGCTGCGCGCGTTGCGCGCCCAGATCGACGACGACCGGCTGCGTCACAAGCACGTCGAGGAGGAAGCGCCGTGGCAACCCTGA
- a CDS encoding GNAT family N-acetyltransferase: MTMNTLFQQPTLTTERFVLRPVQMSDVGRIEHYAADIRVAHSTPRIPHPLPPGLIAGFIERALKPERDEDVWVMDGGAEDGADVMGVISLARLDRNQSEVGYWVAPPFWNSHVASDAVQALVNGNPLGNATMFASVFHDNPASAKVLTNAGFQYLGDAETYCLSRAACVPTWTYSRKL; this comes from the coding sequence CTGACGATGAATACCCTGTTTCAGCAGCCGACCCTCACCACCGAACGTTTTGTTCTGCGTCCCGTCCAGATGTCGGACGTAGGAAGGATCGAACATTACGCCGCCGATATTCGTGTGGCCCACAGCACCCCGCGCATCCCGCATCCCTTGCCGCCCGGCCTGATCGCGGGGTTCATCGAACGCGCGCTCAAACCCGAGCGTGACGAGGACGTCTGGGTCATGGACGGCGGCGCCGAGGACGGGGCCGACGTGATGGGCGTGATCAGCCTTGCCCGTCTGGACCGCAACCAGTCCGAAGTGGGCTATTGGGTCGCGCCGCCGTTCTGGAACAGCCACGTCGCCTCGGACGCCGTTCAGGCGCTGGTCAACGGCAACCCCTTGGGCAACGCGACGATGTTCGCATCCGTGTTCCATGATAACCCTGCCTCGGCGAAGGTGCTGACCAATGCCGGTTTCCAGTATCTCGGTGACGCCGAAACCTATTGCCTGTCCCGTGCGGCCTGTGTGCCCACGTGGACCTACAGCCGCAAACTCTGA
- a CDS encoding LysE family translocator produces the protein MSVALAPLIVFAASQVGTPGPANMALLATGARFGFRAALPFVAGVALGKQLIIWPIGFGLMELATRVPWLFTALKYLSAAYIIWLAWKVANLRLGQGDAGARVPGFAAGLIVHPLNPKAWAMIVGSFTAFIGPDVSTLAATATVACVLLACQIVMHPLWTLGGDALARSVAGTRTEPYLMWTLAALTVASVLFVLFAKGA, from the coding sequence GTGAGCGTGGCGCTCGCCCCTCTGATCGTATTTGCGGCGAGCCAGGTCGGAACGCCCGGTCCGGCCAATATGGCCTTGCTGGCGACCGGCGCACGGTTCGGCTTTCGTGCGGCGCTGCCTTTCGTGGCCGGTGTCGCCCTGGGCAAGCAGCTGATCATCTGGCCGATCGGGTTTGGCCTGATGGAGCTCGCGACGCGCGTGCCGTGGCTGTTCACCGCGCTCAAGTACCTGTCGGCGGCCTATATCATCTGGCTGGCGTGGAAGGTGGCGAACCTCAGGCTAGGGCAGGGTGATGCAGGCGCGCGCGTGCCGGGCTTTGCCGCCGGTCTGATCGTGCATCCGCTGAACCCCAAGGCATGGGCGATGATCGTGGGGTCGTTCACAGCCTTTATCGGACCGGATGTGTCCACCCTTGCCGCCACGGCGACGGTCGCTTGTGTCTTGCTGGCCTGCCAGATCGTGATGCATCCGCTCTGGACACTGGGGGGTGACGCCCTCGCGCGCTCCGTTGCAGGAACGCGCACGGAACCCTACCTGATGTGGACGCTCGCGGCGTTGACAGTCGCCTCTGTCTTGTTTGTTCTTTTTGCCAAAGGGGCCTGA
- the rpmA gene encoding 50S ribosomal protein L27, which translates to MAHKKAGGSSRNGRDSAGRRLGVKKYGGEVVVPGNIIVRQRGTKFWPGEGVGMGKDHTIFATVDGNVQFHKGLKNRTFISIVPMAEAAE; encoded by the coding sequence ATGGCACATAAAAAAGCAGGCGGTTCATCCCGGAACGGGCGCGACTCAGCTGGTCGTCGCCTTGGTGTAAAGAAATACGGCGGCGAAGTTGTCGTTCCCGGCAACATCATCGTGCGTCAGCGCGGGACCAAATTCTGGCCCGGCGAGGGTGTGGGCATGGGCAAGGATCACACGATCTTTGCAACCGTCGACGGCAACGTGCAGTTCCACAAGGGGCTGAAAAACCGTACATTCATCTCGATTGTCCCGATGGCCGAGGCTGCGGAATAA
- a CDS encoding 50S ribosomal protein L21, with protein MFAVLKTGGKQYKVQPGDMLRVERIAANAGETVQFNEVLMLGGDTVQVGSPLIEDAGVQAEVVDQIKGDKVIHFVKRRRKHSSKRTKGHRQKLTLVKITEILSSGAGKSGVAEAIGTGSVSAAAVAAIEERYTFNRGEQAEMKKRVNEGEANEKSAKPAKKAKAGNAAGKDETKKADKPAADTSGADDLKELSGVGPALEKKLNDAGITTFAQIAAWTEADIADMDEKLSFKGRIEREGWVEQAKEKTKG; from the coding sequence ATGTTTGCGGTCCTGAAAACAGGCGGTAAGCAATATAAAGTACAGCCCGGCGATATGCTGCGCGTGGAACGTATTGCGGCCAATGCCGGTGAAACCGTTCAATTCAACGAAGTCCTGATGCTCGGTGGCGACACCGTTCAGGTCGGCTCGCCGCTCATCGAAGATGCGGGCGTACAGGCCGAAGTCGTCGACCAGATCAAGGGCGACAAGGTGATCCACTTTGTCAAACGCCGCCGGAAGCACTCTTCCAAGCGGACCAAAGGCCACCGCCAGAAGCTGACGCTCGTGAAGATCACCGAGATCCTTTCGTCCGGCGCGGGCAAATCCGGCGTTGCCGAAGCCATCGGTACAGGCTCCGTCAGCGCGGCAGCCGTTGCCGCCATCGAAGAGCGTTATACCTTCAACCGTGGCGAACAGGCCGAGATGAAGAAGCGCGTCAACGAAGGCGAAGCGAACGAAAAATCCGCCAAGCCTGCGAAGAAGGCGAAAGCCGGAAACGCCGCTGGCAAGGACGAGACAAAGAAAGCGGACAAGCCCGCAGCGGACACATCCGGCGCGGACGACCTGAAAGAACTCAGCGGCGTTGGCCCTGCTCTCGAGAAGAAGCTGAACGACGCGGGCATCACCACGTTTGCCCAGATCGCAGCATGGACCGAAGCGGACATTGCTGATATGGACGAGAAACTGTCTTTCAAAGGCCGGATCGAGCGTGAAGGCTGGGTCGAGCAGGCCAAAGAAAAGACAAAAGGCTAA
- a CDS encoding DUF2059 domain-containing protein, translated as MLVLALPLWAGARHTVLMDVLRTEELAVILHEEGQTFGATLDRDWLDGTGGSVWAQQVMRIYDPARLSEGIRRGLEQTLEGETLENVIEFFASDLGGRILTLENSARRALADEGVEQAARERYAELKDTGDARLEQINRMIVAGDLVQRNVTSALNSNVQFMRALVDGDLYAMSEEEILNDVLAERDTIEADTEGWLGAFLLLAYSPLTLEELTTYADFSETDAGRALNAGFFAGFNPLYEDISYALGQALVRHMGAQEL; from the coding sequence ATGCTGGTATTGGCGCTGCCGCTTTGGGCGGGGGCGCGGCATACGGTTCTGATGGACGTGCTGCGGACCGAGGAACTGGCTGTCATCCTGCACGAAGAGGGCCAGACCTTCGGCGCGACGCTGGACCGTGACTGGCTGGACGGGACGGGCGGGTCTGTCTGGGCGCAGCAGGTCATGCGCATCTACGACCCCGCGCGCCTTTCCGAGGGGATCCGACGCGGGCTAGAGCAGACGCTGGAGGGTGAGACCCTCGAGAATGTCATCGAATTTTTCGCCTCCGATCTCGGCGGGCGTATCCTGACGCTGGAAAACTCGGCGCGGCGTGCGCTGGCCGACGAAGGGGTAGAGCAGGCGGCCCGCGAGCGGTACGCCGAACTGAAGGACACGGGTGATGCGCGGCTTGAGCAGATCAACCGGATGATCGTCGCGGGCGATCTGGTTCAGCGCAACGTCACCTCGGCACTGAATTCCAACGTGCAGTTCATGCGCGCACTGGTTGACGGGGATCTTTACGCGATGTCGGAGGAGGAGATCCTGAACGACGTGCTGGCGGAACGCGACACGATCGAGGCAGATACCGAAGGCTGGCTGGGGGCCTTCCTGTTGCTTGCCTACAGCCCGCTGACCCTCGAAGAGCTGACGACCTACGCGGATTTCAGCGAAACCGACGCGGGCCGCGCGCTGAACGCGGGCTTCTTCGCGGGGTTCAATCCGCTCTACGAAGATATCTCCTATGCGCTGGGTCAGGCGCTGGTGCGCCACATGGGCGCGCAGGAGCTTTAG
- a CDS encoding DUF2059 domain-containing protein — MPALPYVRTTVFALIALFLSAVTTMAQGVDRERVEAFLEVTGFDVALESIRLSADSAPQMLGLQADDFGSEWQRLVREVFDTDLMHDMATDILEETLTADALSHAAEFYASDLGQRLVEAENRSHMIEEEGLKSESGAAIIEGLRGIDSPRVDLLERLNRASGSEDASVKSIQEVQIRFLMAAAVAGVIELQMDEPDLREAMKAQEPALRDSLARGALEGAAYTYQAFSDEEIAQYADALEHPKMQEVYALMNAVQYEIMANRFEAVADRLRDMQPSQDL, encoded by the coding sequence ATGCCCGCATTGCCATACGTTCGGACCACAGTATTCGCGTTGATCGCCCTTTTTCTGAGTGCTGTCACAACGATGGCTCAGGGGGTCGACCGGGAGCGGGTCGAGGCGTTCCTGGAGGTCACGGGCTTTGACGTGGCGCTTGAAAGTATCCGGCTCTCGGCGGATTCCGCGCCGCAGATGCTGGGGCTTCAGGCCGATGATTTCGGGTCCGAATGGCAACGTCTGGTGCGCGAGGTCTTCGACACCGACCTGATGCATGACATGGCGACGGACATCCTCGAGGAAACGCTGACGGCGGACGCGCTGAGCCACGCGGCGGAATTCTACGCCTCGGACCTCGGGCAGCGGCTGGTCGAAGCCGAGAACCGGTCCCACATGATCGAGGAGGAGGGGCTGAAATCCGAAAGCGGCGCGGCGATCATCGAAGGGCTGCGGGGCATCGACAGCCCGCGCGTGGACCTGCTGGAACGGCTCAACCGCGCTAGCGGCAGCGAGGACGCATCGGTCAAGTCCATTCAGGAGGTCCAGATCCGTTTCCTGATGGCGGCGGCGGTGGCCGGTGTGATCGAGCTTCAGATGGATGAGCCCGACCTCCGCGAGGCGATGAAGGCGCAGGAACCCGCCCTGCGCGACAGCCTTGCCCGCGGCGCGCTGGAAGGCGCGGCCTATACCTATCAGGCGTTTTCCGACGAAGAGATCGCGCAATATGCCGACGCGCTGGAGCATCCGAAGATGCAGGAGGTCTATGCGCTGATGAACGCGGTCCAGTACGAAATCATGGCGAACCGGTTCGAGGCGGTTGCCGACCGGTTGCGCGACATGCAGCCCAGTCAGGACCTGTGA